A stretch of DNA from Curtobacterium sp. MCBD17_035:
CGGACCCCTGCGCAGTGCCGACCCCTGCGCCGTGCTGACCCCCAAGCCCGAGCTGCGCCGCGCCGGACACGCGGAACGCCCCCGGCACCGAGGTGTCGGGGGCGTTCTGCGAGGTGCGGCTCGGCCAGCGCTCAGATCAGAGCGCGGCGACCTTCTTCGAGATCGCGGACTTGCGGTTCGCGGCCTGGTTCTTGTGGATGACGCCCTTGCTCACGGCCTTGTCGAGCTTCTTCGTCGCGACGACGAGGGCGGCGGCGGCCTTGTCCTTGTCGCCGGCGGCGATGGCCTCGTTCGTGTGGCGGATGTACGTCTTGAGCTCGCTCTTGTAGGCCTTGTTGCGCTCCTGGGCCTTCAGGTTGGTCTTGATGCGCTTCATCTGCGACTTGATGTTCGCCATGCGGTTCTGCTTTCTGTGTGTCTCGGACGGGTGAACGCGATCACAGGGATAGAGGGTCCGATCGCGGATCGCGCTCCACCTGTGGGAGATGGAACACGCAAGCCAGCGAGCAATGTTACCAGGACCACGAGGAGCGATCAACGCGCCACCCCTCGACTAGCGTTGCGCCATGCCATCGCTCGCGCCGCACATCAGCACCGTGCCCGACTCCGGCATCCGGCGGATCTACGAGCAGGCTCTGCTCCTCGACGACGCCATCATGCTCGTGGTCGGCGAGCCCGACGTGCCCGTGGCCCGGCACATCGGCGACGCGGCGCGGCGCGCGTGGACCGAGGACCGGACCAACTACACGCCGAACGGCGGGATCGCGCCACTGCGGCGGGCCCTCCAGGAGAAGCTGTCCCGCGAGAACCGGATCGACGCCGAGATCGAGCAGGTCTGGGTGACCGTCGGGGCGACCCAGGCCCTGCACCAGGCGATGGCACTGCTGCTCGCACCGGGCGACGAGGTCCTCGTGCCGGACCCCGGCTACACGACCTTCACCATGAACGCCCACATGCTCGGTGCGGTCCCGGTGCCGTACGAGCTTGCACCGGCGCACGGGTTCGAGCCGGACCTCGACGCCCTCGAGGCGAGCGTGACCGACCGCACGCGCGTGCTCCTGCTCAACTCGCCGTCGAACCCGCTCGGGTCGGTGGTCGGCGCGGAGACCGTGCAGCGGCTGCTCGCCTTCGCCCGTCGGCACGACCTCTGGGTCATCAGTGACGAGGTCTACGAGTACTTCACGTTCGGCGCGCGCCACGTCAGTCCCGCGTCCCTCGACGAGGACGACCGGGTGTTCAGCGTGTTCTCCCTGAGCAAGACGTACGCGATGACCGGCGTGCGCGTCGGGTACCTCGTCACGCCGAGGGGCATGGCGGGGACCATGCGGACGGTCCAGGAGGCCACGGTGAGCTGTGTCGCCGAACCCGACCAGTTCGCGGCCCTCGCGGCCATCGTCGGGGACCACTCGGCCGTCCAGGAGGCCCGTGACCACTACCGCGCGAACCTCGAGGTGGCGCGACAGGTCCTCGACGCGAAGGGCATCACGTACAACGACCCCGAGGGCGCGTTCTACCTGTGGATCGACGTCGCGCACGCGACCGACGGGGACGTCGCGGCATGGGCGGAGCGGTTCCTGCTGACGGAGCGCGTCGCGGTGGCGCCGGGTAGCGCGTTCGGGAGGGCCGGTGAGGGGTGGATCCGCGTGTGCCTGGCCGCGGACCCCGCGGTGCTCCGCGAGGGTCTCCGTCGTCTCCCGGACCCGCGCTGACGACCCTGCCGGCAGGGTCGCTCCCGTCCTCGCCGCGGTCGCCGCGGCCGGGTCTGGCCGCATCGGTCGGCTGCGCGTGGAACAATCGACCGATCCACCGCTCGACCTCAGAGGAACCGTGAGCCCACAAGCATCCGCACCACTCGAACCCGCGTCGACGGCGGCCGGGGCGATCCGCAACTTCTGCATCATCGCCCACATCGACCACGGCAAGTCGACGCTGGCCGACCGCATGCTGCAGATCACCGGCGTCGTCGAGGAGCGTGCGATGCGGGCGCAGTACCTCGACCGGATGGACATCGAGCGCGAGCGCGGGATCACCATCAAGTCGCAGGCCGTGCGCATGCCGTGGGAGCGTGACGGCCAGACGTTCGCCCTGAACATGATCGACACTCCGGGCCACGTCGACTTCTCGTACGAGGTGTCGCGGTCGCTCGCCGCGTGCGAGGGCGCGATCCTGCTCGTCGACGCCGCCCAGGGGATCGAGGCGCAGACCCTGGCCAACCTGTACCTCGCGCTCGAGAACGACCTCGAGATCATCCCGGTCCTCAACAAGATCGACCTGCCCGCCGCGGAGCCGGACAAGTACGCCGCCGAGCTGGCGCAGCTCATCGGCGGCGACCCGGCCGACGTCCTGCGCGTGAGCGGCAAGACCGGCGTGGGCGTGGCGGAGCTGCTCGACCGGGTCGTCGAACGCATCCCGGCGCCGGTCGGTCGCCTGGACGCCGAGCCGCGGGCGATGATCTTCGACTCGGTCTACGACAGCTACCGCGGTGTCGTCACCTACGTGCGCATGGTCGACGGGCGGATCAGCCCCCGCGAGAAGATCCAGATGATGTCGACCCGCACCACCCACGAGATCCTCGAGATCGGGGTGTCGAGCCCGGAGCCGGTACCGACGAAGGGCCTGGCGGTCGGCGAGGTCGGGTACCTCATCACCGGCGTCAAGGACGTCCGGCAGTCCAAGGTCGGCGACACCGTCACGAGCGCCGCGAGGCCCGCCACCCAGGCGCTGGCCGGGTACACCGACCCGAAGCCGATGGTGTTCTCGGGGCTGTACCCGATCGACGGCAGCGATTACCCGGACCTGCGCGAGGCACTCGACAAACTGAAGCTGTCCGACGCCGCACTCGTCTACGAACCCGAGACCTCGGTCGCGCTCGGCTTCGGGTTCCGCTGCGGGTTCCTCGGGCTGTTGCACCTCGAGATCATCACGGAGCGGCTGTCCCGCGAGTTCGGACTCGACCTCATCACCACCGCGCCGAGTGTGGTCTACGAGGTCACGACCGAGGACAAGAAGACCGTCGAGGTCACGAACCCGTCGGAGTTCCCGTCGGGCAAGATCGCCAGCGTCAAGGAGCCCGTCGTCCGCGCGGCGATCCTGGCGCCGAAGGACTACGTGGGCGCGATCATGGACCTGTGCCAGTCGCGCCGCGGCACGATGCTCGGCATGGAGTACCTCGGCGAGGACCGCGTCGAGCTCCGGTACTCGATGCCGCTCGGTGAGATCGTGTTCGACTTCTTCGACCAGTTGAAGAGCCGCACGCAGGGGTACGCGAGCCTCGACTACGAGCCCATGGGGGACCAGGAGGCCGACCTCGTCAAGGTGGACATCCTGCTCCAGGGAGACCAGGTCGACGCCTTCAGCGCGATCGTCCACCGGGACAAGGCGTACGCGTACGGCGTGCTCATGACCGGTCGCCTGCGCGAACTCATCCCGCGGCAGCAGTTCGAGGTCCCGATCCAGGCCGCGATCGGTGCGCGCATCATCGCGCGCGAATCGATCCGTGCCATGCGCAAGGACGTCCTGGCGAAGTGCTACGGCGGTGACATCACCCGCAAGCGCAAGCTCCTCGAGAAGCAGAAGGAGGGCAAGAAGCGCATGAAGATGGTGGGTCGCGTCGAGGTCCCGCAAGAGGCGTTCATCGCTGCGCTCTCCGGTGACACCGAGGCCAAGGACGCCAAGAAGAAGTGACCGCCGACGGTCCGGGGAGCGCCCACGCCGCACGTGCCGGTGCTGACCGCGACGCCCTGACCTACGCGCCCGAGGGCGGATCGCTCGCCCCCGACCTGGTGACGGCCCCGTCAGCGGGGTACCGCGCGCGGCAGGACGCCGCGTGGATCGGGCGCGGTCGTGCCTGCCACGACCGCACGGTCGACGCCGTGCTCCGCTGGGAGATCCAGGAGCGCGTCGGGATCCGGGTGGAACCGGAGGTCCGGGAGACCCAGGACCACCGGGAGACCCAGGACCACCGGGAGACCCAGGACCACCGGGAGACCCAGGACCACCGGGAGGCCCGGGACCACCGGGAGGCCCGGGAGGACCCGGACGGTCCGCGCGACCCGTCCCGACCCGGGCGACCGCACCCGCGCCTCCGCGCCGGAGACCGTGCTGTCCTGCACATCCGCGCGTACGGCGTCACCACCCACGCGCCGGTCCGCGCCGTCCGCGTGGTCGACGAGGAGACCCGCGGCGGCTTCGCCTACGGCACCCGTCGCGGGCACCCCGAGTCGGGCGAGGTCGCGTTCCTCGTCGAGCACCGTCCCGATGACACGGTCTGGCTCGTCGTGCGGTCGTTCTCACGACCGGCGAACCGACTGTGGGCGCTGCTCTGGCCGTTCGTGCAGTGGAAGTCGCGGCGCACGACGGCGCGCTACCTGCGGGTCCTCGCCGGGGGGAACGATCCCACGCTCGGTACGATGGGCGGATGAGCACCCGCGGCAGCCACCGCCCCACCGCCCTGACCTACGGCGCCGTCGGGGCGACCCAGGCGCCGGACCTCATGACCTACCCGCCCGAGGGGTTCACGCCGAGCGAGTCCCGCACGCGCATCGGCCACGGCGACCAGCGGTTCGAGACGGCGTGGGTCCAGACCCTGACCTGGCAGATCCAAGAGCGCAGCGGCATCCGGGTCCGTGTGGAGGACGTCCCCGACGACGACGAGGTCGGCTACACCCCCGTCGAGTTCGACGACGAGGGTCGTCCGGTCACACCGGCCTCGATCGGCGGCGGGACGACCGAGCGGTTCGCGCCGGACGGTACGCCGTTGCTGACCGCGGGGACGACCGCGACGCTGACGATCCACGCGTACGGGCGGGTCGTGCACGCCCCGGTCCGCGTCGTCTCGGTGATCGACGAACCGGACCGCAAGGGCTTCGCGTACGGCACGCTCGAGGGGCACCCGGTGTCGGGCGAGGAGTCCTTCGTCGTCGAGCGCACCACGGACGGCTCGGTGTGGCTGCAGGTGCGGCAGTTCTCGCAGCCGTCGTCGCGCGGGTGGCGGTTCCTCGGCCCGTTCCTCCGACGCCAGCAGCGGCGACTCGCCCAGGCCTACCTGCAGGCATTGCTCGGTTCCGACTGACGATCGCGCGTCGGGCCGTTCAGACCAGGGGTCGGAGCGCGGCGACGGCGTCCAGCAGGGTGTCGGCACCCTCCGCGCAGTCCGCGACGACCGCGACCGCGCTCGTCCTGCCGAGCTCGTCGACGTCGTGCACGCCGGTGGCGACCGCGATGAACGGGATGCCCGCCGCGTCG
This window harbors:
- the lepA gene encoding translation elongation factor 4; this translates as MSPQASAPLEPASTAAGAIRNFCIIAHIDHGKSTLADRMLQITGVVEERAMRAQYLDRMDIERERGITIKSQAVRMPWERDGQTFALNMIDTPGHVDFSYEVSRSLAACEGAILLVDAAQGIEAQTLANLYLALENDLEIIPVLNKIDLPAAEPDKYAAELAQLIGGDPADVLRVSGKTGVGVAELLDRVVERIPAPVGRLDAEPRAMIFDSVYDSYRGVVTYVRMVDGRISPREKIQMMSTRTTHEILEIGVSSPEPVPTKGLAVGEVGYLITGVKDVRQSKVGDTVTSAARPATQALAGYTDPKPMVFSGLYPIDGSDYPDLREALDKLKLSDAALVYEPETSVALGFGFRCGFLGLLHLEIITERLSREFGLDLITTAPSVVYEVTTEDKKTVEVTNPSEFPSGKIASVKEPVVRAAILAPKDYVGAIMDLCQSRRGTMLGMEYLGEDRVELRYSMPLGEIVFDFFDQLKSRTQGYASLDYEPMGDQEADLVKVDILLQGDQVDAFSAIVHRDKAYAYGVLMTGRLRELIPRQQFEVPIQAAIGARIIARESIRAMRKDVLAKCYGGDITRKRKLLEKQKEGKKRMKMVGRVEVPQEAFIAALSGDTEAKDAKKK
- the rpsT gene encoding 30S ribosomal protein S20 → MANIKSQMKRIKTNLKAQERNKAYKSELKTYIRHTNEAIAAGDKDKAAAALVVATKKLDKAVSKGVIHKNQAANRKSAISKKVAAL
- a CDS encoding DUF1990 domain-containing protein; protein product: MTADGPGSAHAARAGADRDALTYAPEGGSLAPDLVTAPSAGYRARQDAAWIGRGRACHDRTVDAVLRWEIQERVGIRVEPEVRETQDHRETQDHRETQDHRETQDHREARDHREAREDPDGPRDPSRPGRPHPRLRAGDRAVLHIRAYGVTTHAPVRAVRVVDEETRGGFAYGTRRGHPESGEVAFLVEHRPDDTVWLVVRSFSRPANRLWALLWPFVQWKSRRTTARYLRVLAGGNDPTLGTMGG
- a CDS encoding DUF1990 domain-containing protein, with product MSTRGSHRPTALTYGAVGATQAPDLMTYPPEGFTPSESRTRIGHGDQRFETAWVQTLTWQIQERSGIRVRVEDVPDDDEVGYTPVEFDDEGRPVTPASIGGGTTERFAPDGTPLLTAGTTATLTIHAYGRVVHAPVRVVSVIDEPDRKGFAYGTLEGHPVSGEESFVVERTTDGSVWLQVRQFSQPSSRGWRFLGPFLRRQQRRLAQAYLQALLGSD
- a CDS encoding aminotransferase class I/II-fold pyridoxal phosphate-dependent enzyme; the protein is MPSLAPHISTVPDSGIRRIYEQALLLDDAIMLVVGEPDVPVARHIGDAARRAWTEDRTNYTPNGGIAPLRRALQEKLSRENRIDAEIEQVWVTVGATQALHQAMALLLAPGDEVLVPDPGYTTFTMNAHMLGAVPVPYELAPAHGFEPDLDALEASVTDRTRVLLLNSPSNPLGSVVGAETVQRLLAFARRHDLWVISDEVYEYFTFGARHVSPASLDEDDRVFSVFSLSKTYAMTGVRVGYLVTPRGMAGTMRTVQEATVSCVAEPDQFAALAAIVGDHSAVQEARDHYRANLEVARQVLDAKGITYNDPEGAFYLWIDVAHATDGDVAAWAERFLLTERVAVAPGSAFGRAGEGWIRVCLAADPAVLREGLRRLPDPR